The Flavobacterium marginilacus genome window below encodes:
- a CDS encoding YybH family protein produces the protein MNKALNQELVAIEATAVTYLTAFTRGDVAVVLSAFADDGVLIAPNLPAAVGKTELAKIYPLVLEAVDFNMNYMIREVEQISADWGFVRSSTEGKETNKQTGTVTHTAYNELFLLRKSLSGVWQIARYATSMVSSNS, from the coding sequence ATGAATAAAGCATTAAATCAAGAACTTGTTGCCATAGAAGCGACGGCTGTTACATATTTAACAGCATTTACACGAGGCGATGTTGCAGTTGTATTGTCAGCATTCGCTGATGATGGCGTACTAATAGCACCAAATTTGCCAGCAGCAGTAGGCAAGACAGAACTTGCAAAGATTTATCCGCTTGTTCTCGAAGCGGTCGATTTTAATATGAACTATATGATTAGAGAAGTTGAACAAATTAGTGCAGACTGGGGCTTTGTCCGTAGTTCTACCGAAGGCAAGGAGACCAACAAGCAAACGGGCACGGTAACTCATACAGCTTATAACGAGCTATTTTTGCTACGTAAGTCGCTATCTGGAGTATGGCAAATTGCAAGATACGCCACATCCATGGTTAGTTCTAATTCCTAA
- a CDS encoding TetR/AcrR family transcriptional regulator, with amino-acid sequence MSIVDRKAREKEALKALILKGAKKLFIEKGIEQTTIRNIADEIDYSVGTVYVYFKDKNAILHDLHSIGFQELGGYFEELFSIEDPMERLRKMGFTYIKFALENQEMYDLMFNLKAPMEFLESSENKDWDEGAVTFGRVKKTIEECINNGHFKGHNIEPLSFMVWSLVHGMCCLEIRQRTKGVKFTNPETILLDGYNEYLKIIDRL; translated from the coding sequence ATGAGTATAGTTGACAGAAAAGCAAGGGAAAAAGAAGCACTGAAAGCATTGATTTTAAAAGGTGCAAAAAAACTTTTTATAGAAAAGGGTATTGAGCAAACTACCATTCGAAATATTGCTGACGAAATTGACTATAGTGTAGGTACGGTATATGTTTATTTTAAAGATAAGAATGCCATTCTGCACGACCTGCACTCCATAGGATTTCAGGAATTGGGAGGGTATTTTGAAGAATTGTTCAGCATAGAAGATCCAATGGAACGATTGCGAAAAATGGGTTTTACCTACATAAAATTTGCCTTGGAAAATCAAGAAATGTATGATTTGATGTTTAATCTTAAGGCACCTATGGAATTTTTGGAAAGCTCCGAAAATAAAGATTGGGATGAAGGTGCGGTAACTTTTGGCCGTGTAAAAAAAACAATTGAGGAATGTATTAATAATGGGCATTTTAAGGGACATAATATAGAACCGCTTTCGTTTATGGTTTGGAGTTTGGTTCACGGTATGTGCTGTCTTGAAATTCGTCAAAGAACCAAAGGCGTAAAATTCACAAATCCCGAAACAATCTTGCTTGATGGCTATAATGAGTATTTGAAAATAATAGATCGGCTATAA
- a CDS encoding TolC family protein gives MIKNAVILTVILLGYQGYSQSKLDGYIETGLKNNEVIKQHYFDINKSVYALKEARSLFYPTVSLNGSYTRAEGGRTIDIPVGDMLNPVYNTLNQMTNSKAFPTLENQSVLINPDNFYDAKIHTTMPLLNFEIIYNERIKSQQASLQQIELEIYKRELVKEIKIAYYKYLQSIEGIKIYQDALALVKENQRVNQSLFKNDKINRTAVLRSDNEVIRIQANLETAKQISNNAKSYFNFLLNEKLDSNIETDDNEALPIDAVTENIQNREELLKLTQVKELNETVGKLTQSHWFPTVSGFADFGFQDFDFDVNKDSRYYFAGLGLQWNIFSGNKNKYKLKQVEEDTKKISSQTDNVKQQLLLQFQVSQNNLKSALEQFYANKNQKESAKKYNDDITKLYKEGQAIYIELLDAQNQWVNAQLNTNIALYNSWIAFAELERANATFTLKN, from the coding sequence ATGATAAAAAATGCAGTAATTCTAACGGTAATCTTACTCGGATATCAAGGATATTCACAAAGTAAGCTAGACGGCTACATAGAAACCGGACTAAAAAACAATGAAGTAATAAAGCAACACTATTTTGACATCAACAAAAGTGTGTATGCTCTTAAGGAAGCACGCTCTTTGTTTTACCCCACAGTTTCCTTAAACGGGAGCTATACAAGGGCTGAAGGAGGAAGAACGATTGATATTCCCGTAGGCGATATGCTCAATCCGGTGTATAACACGCTGAATCAGATGACGAATTCCAAAGCGTTCCCAACCCTTGAAAATCAGTCGGTTTTAATCAATCCCGATAATTTCTATGACGCGAAGATTCATACGACAATGCCCTTGCTGAATTTCGAAATTATTTATAATGAAAGGATTAAGAGTCAGCAGGCATCACTGCAACAGATTGAATTGGAAATTTATAAGAGGGAGTTGGTCAAGGAAATAAAAATTGCCTACTACAAATACCTTCAGTCCATTGAAGGAATTAAAATTTATCAAGATGCGTTGGCATTGGTCAAAGAGAATCAAAGGGTAAACCAATCTTTATTCAAAAATGACAAAATCAACCGTACCGCAGTTTTGCGAAGTGATAACGAGGTAATACGGATTCAGGCAAATCTTGAAACGGCAAAACAAATCAGTAATAACGCCAAATCGTACTTCAATTTTTTGCTCAACGAAAAATTGGATTCCAATATTGAAACAGATGACAATGAGGCTTTACCCATTGATGCCGTTACAGAAAACATCCAAAACAGGGAGGAATTGCTAAAACTGACTCAGGTTAAGGAATTAAATGAAACGGTTGGTAAACTGACGCAATCGCATTGGTTTCCTACAGTAAGCGGATTTGCCGATTTCGGTTTTCAGGACTTTGATTTTGATGTCAACAAAGATTCACGCTATTATTTCGCAGGATTAGGTTTGCAATGGAATATTTTTTCCGGAAACAAGAATAAATACAAACTCAAACAGGTTGAAGAAGATACTAAAAAAATAAGTTCCCAAACTGATAATGTAAAACAGCAATTATTGCTTCAGTTTCAGGTATCACAAAATAATCTGAAATCGGCATTGGAACAATTCTACGCCAATAAAAACCAAAAAGAATCCGCCAAAAAATACAATGACGACATCACCAAATTGTATAAAGAAGGACAAGCTATTTACATTGAGCTTCTGGATGCACAAAACCAATGGGTAAATGCCCAACTCAACACCAATATTGCCCTCTATAATTCTTGGATCGCTTTTGCGGAATTAGAAAGAGCCAATGCCACTTTTACTTTAAAAAACTAA
- a CDS encoding efflux RND transporter periplasmic adaptor subunit — protein sequence MKKLIIILFVLPLFYACKEEKKEQKPFENADVISIKTATAQSLALASNINASGLVTTENQANYGFKIGGVVSKIYVEEGQFFKKGQLLATLDETEIGSGLNQSDLNVKKYERDYTRALNLYKDSVYTLEQLQNTKTGLDIARKQKDAVAFNARYAKIYATADGFVTAKIANTGEVVGAGSPILAINETSKNNNYLLKAGLTDTEWAAVKIGQKAVVTLDGYPDKHFDAFVFRKSQAADAALGSFQVELKLDMKNSKPAVGMFGKAEIKAEKVEDRIIIPYNSLIEADGNKAFVFVVENNKVKRQPVTIAKFENNKVFIKEGLHQTDQIVISNSAYLNEESTIKIIK from the coding sequence ATGAAGAAATTAATAATTATCCTATTCGTACTACCGCTTTTTTATGCTTGTAAAGAAGAAAAAAAAGAACAAAAACCTTTTGAAAATGCCGATGTTATTTCGATTAAAACAGCAACGGCTCAATCATTGGCACTTGCAAGTAACATCAACGCATCCGGCTTGGTGACAACGGAAAATCAAGCCAATTATGGCTTTAAAATTGGTGGTGTTGTCAGTAAAATTTATGTCGAAGAAGGACAGTTTTTCAAGAAGGGACAACTTCTAGCAACATTAGATGAAACCGAAATCGGTTCGGGCTTGAATCAATCGGATTTGAATGTTAAAAAATACGAGCGTGATTATACGCGTGCCTTAAATCTTTACAAAGACAGTGTTTATACTTTGGAACAGCTTCAAAACACCAAAACAGGTTTGGACATTGCCCGAAAACAAAAAGATGCTGTCGCTTTTAATGCCCGTTATGCAAAAATTTATGCCACGGCCGATGGTTTTGTTACTGCAAAAATTGCCAATACAGGTGAAGTAGTTGGTGCCGGATCTCCAATTTTGGCCATAAACGAAACAAGTAAAAACAACAATTACCTGTTAAAAGCGGGCTTGACAGATACCGAATGGGCTGCCGTGAAAATTGGCCAAAAAGCGGTTGTCACGCTAGATGGTTATCCCGATAAACACTTTGACGCTTTTGTCTTCAGGAAATCACAAGCTGCCGATGCTGCATTAGGTTCGTTTCAGGTAGAGCTGAAATTGGATATGAAAAACAGCAAACCGGCCGTGGGTATGTTTGGAAAAGCAGAAATCAAGGCCGAAAAAGTAGAAGACCGCATCATCATTCCCTATAATTCACTTATTGAAGCCGACGGAAATAAAGCCTTTGTGTTTGTCGTAGAGAATAACAAAGTAAAACGTCAGCCTGTTACAATTGCTAAATTTGAAAATAACAAGGTATTTATCAAGGAGGGACTTCACCAAACGGATCAGATTGTTATTTCAAACAGTGCTTATCTCAACGAAGAATCAACTATCAAAATCATTAAATAA
- a CDS encoding efflux RND transporter permease subunit — MKITNFSVKNYQFALIIFLLVAVVGILTLFTMPRSEDPGTHPPQYLITVIYPGTSPKDMEEQVVKPIENKIYGLENIEKILTTVEDGVAAFQVKFKYGVDVDNKYQEISTEMNALKNSELPKDIYMIKTEKISSSDVKILQAALVSENASDKKLRDEADELKTKIEKITNLKDVKYSGIPEQEIRVDLNLEKLAQLKIPLNIVMGSLQSEAADIPGGSIDLDTKVFNVKTSGKFKNADDVANTVIYNANGKIIYMKDVAEVSYKSEVVNHITRINGHRCVLVTAGMKDNVNISDVQKQYLPIVEEFSKDLPPNIKLIKNFDQADMVSKRLGHLGFDFALAILLVVITLVPLGSRASLIVMISIPLSLALGLIAMNALGYSLNQLSIVGLVVALGLLVDDSIVVVENIERWLREGHSKMDAVLMGTKQIGIAVVGCTVTLVIAFLPLVFLPDMAGEFIRSLPMAVITSVLASMIVALTLVPFLGSRFLKTHEHGEGNIFLQYLQKFLTRAYRDIMPKALKFPKITIAVSLFLSVIAFGLFSVTGFKLFPNSEKPMFLINIKMPLQANISESDRVTKIVEKELKNHKEIVYYTSNVGKGNPQIYYNVHPQDRKSDFAQVFVQLEDEATPTEKTALIKKLRDKFKTMPYAKVEVKDFEQGTPLEANIVVRIFGEDQAVLRKLSAQAESILRNQRGTVYINNELNTYKTDVKVKINKEKARTLGVLTSEVDKVIRLAVAGLTVGDYIDDRGDARNVTITLPRDKFSKLGALKNLYVNNIQGTPIALNQIASITFETAPTAINHFNKSPFSKVSAMTKEGYLANDLLVDIVPKLDKLKMPNGYYYKLSGEKESEGDALGGNFLSVIILSAFLFIAVLLLQFKTFKGIIIVLSIIPLGVLGGVLFLLVTGNPMSLVSIIGFIGLSGIQVKNSLLLVDFTNQLRQEGKSIDEAIAIAGETRFLPVVLTSITAICGLIPLAVNPNPQISPLAIVLIGGLISSTILARIVTPVMYKLIPPSLEKSNESIN; from the coding sequence ATGAAAATCACAAACTTTTCAGTTAAGAATTATCAGTTTGCACTGATTATCTTTCTTTTGGTCGCTGTTGTAGGGATTCTTACCCTATTCACGATGCCAAGATCAGAAGACCCCGGAACGCATCCTCCACAATATTTGATTACGGTTATTTATCCCGGAACGAGTCCGAAAGATATGGAGGAACAAGTCGTAAAACCTATCGAAAACAAAATTTACGGATTGGAAAATATCGAAAAAATACTCACAACCGTTGAAGATGGTGTAGCCGCTTTTCAGGTAAAATTCAAATACGGAGTGGATGTTGACAATAAATATCAGGAAATCTCCACCGAAATGAATGCCCTTAAAAACAGTGAATTGCCTAAAGATATTTATATGATTAAGACGGAGAAAATTTCGTCTTCGGATGTAAAAATTCTTCAGGCTGCTTTGGTTTCAGAAAATGCATCCGACAAAAAACTGCGCGATGAAGCCGATGAACTAAAGACAAAGATTGAAAAAATAACCAATCTCAAGGACGTAAAATACAGCGGCATTCCGGAACAGGAAATCCGTGTGGATTTGAACTTGGAAAAATTGGCACAATTAAAAATTCCATTGAACATAGTAATGGGAAGTTTACAAAGTGAAGCTGCTGATATTCCCGGCGGAAGTATCGATTTGGACACCAAAGTATTCAACGTAAAAACAAGCGGTAAATTTAAAAATGCGGATGATGTTGCCAATACTGTCATTTATAATGCCAACGGAAAAATCATCTATATGAAAGACGTAGCCGAAGTGAGCTACAAATCTGAAGTGGTAAATCACATTACAAGAATTAACGGACACCGATGCGTTTTGGTCACCGCCGGAATGAAGGACAATGTAAACATTAGCGATGTGCAAAAGCAATATTTACCAATTGTAGAAGAATTCTCCAAAGATTTGCCTCCTAACATTAAACTAATCAAAAACTTTGACCAAGCCGATATGGTATCAAAACGTTTGGGGCATTTAGGTTTTGATTTTGCATTGGCCATTCTTTTAGTTGTCATTACGTTGGTGCCTTTAGGTTCAAGAGCATCACTTATTGTTATGATATCCATTCCTTTATCATTGGCTTTAGGATTAATTGCAATGAATGCTTTAGGGTATTCCTTAAACCAATTGAGCATTGTTGGGTTGGTTGTCGCTTTAGGATTATTGGTCGATGACAGTATTGTGGTTGTCGAAAATATTGAGCGTTGGCTGCGTGAAGGCCATTCAAAAATGGATGCCGTTCTAATGGGAACCAAACAAATAGGAATTGCAGTAGTAGGATGTACGGTAACTTTGGTTATTGCCTTTTTGCCGTTGGTCTTTCTTCCCGATATGGCAGGCGAATTCATCCGCAGTTTACCAATGGCGGTTATTACAAGTGTTTTGGCTTCAATGATTGTGGCTTTGACATTGGTTCCGTTTTTGGGAAGCCGATTTTTAAAAACACACGAGCACGGTGAAGGAAACATTTTTCTTCAGTATTTGCAAAAGTTTCTAACAAGAGCCTACAGGGATATTATGCCAAAAGCATTGAAATTCCCAAAAATTACGATTGCTGTTTCCCTGTTTTTAAGTGTGATTGCTTTTGGATTGTTTTCGGTAACCGGATTCAAATTGTTCCCGAATTCAGAAAAACCAATGTTTCTTATCAATATTAAAATGCCGCTTCAGGCTAATATTTCGGAAAGTGACCGAGTGACAAAAATCGTAGAAAAAGAATTGAAAAACCACAAAGAAATTGTGTATTACACTTCAAATGTGGGAAAAGGAAATCCGCAGATTTATTACAATGTGCATCCACAGGACAGAAAATCCGATTTTGCCCAAGTATTTGTTCAGTTGGAAGATGAAGCTACACCTACCGAAAAGACGGCTTTAATTAAAAAATTGCGCGACAAGTTCAAAACGATGCCTTATGCCAAAGTAGAAGTAAAAGATTTTGAGCAAGGAACGCCGTTGGAAGCTAATATCGTAGTACGAATATTTGGCGAAGACCAAGCCGTTTTGCGCAAATTATCGGCTCAGGCAGAAAGTATTTTACGAAATCAAAGAGGCACGGTGTACATCAACAATGAGTTGAATACTTATAAAACCGATGTTAAAGTAAAAATCAATAAAGAAAAAGCAAGAACATTGGGCGTACTGACAAGCGAGGTCGATAAAGTAATCCGGCTTGCGGTAGCGGGACTAACCGTTGGTGATTACATTGATGACCGTGGCGATGCTAGGAACGTGACCATTACACTCCCAAGAGACAAGTTTTCCAAATTGGGCGCATTAAAAAATTTATATGTAAATAACATTCAAGGAACCCCTATTGCATTGAATCAAATTGCGAGCATCACTTTTGAAACCGCACCCACAGCCATCAACCACTTTAACAAATCACCTTTTTCAAAAGTCAGCGCTATGACAAAAGAAGGTTATCTAGCGAATGACCTGTTGGTAGATATTGTTCCAAAATTGGATAAACTAAAAATGCCAAATGGCTATTATTACAAACTTTCGGGAGAAAAAGAATCAGAAGGCGATGCGTTGGGAGGCAATTTTCTTTCGGTAATCATATTGAGTGCTTTTTTATTCATAGCCGTTTTATTACTGCAATTTAAAACGTTCAAGGGAATTATTATCGTACTGTCTATTATTCCATTAGGCGTTCTTGGTGGTGTGTTGTTTTTGCTGGTGACAGGCAACCCAATGTCGTTAGTATCCATTATCGGTTTCATTGGACTGTCCGGAATTCAGGTGAAAAATTCACTCCTTTTGGTCGATTTCACCAATCAATTGCGACAAGAAGGAAAGTCCATTGACGAGGCGATTGCCATTGCTGGTGAAACCCGTTTTCTTCCGGTAGTACTAACATCTATTACGGCAATCTGCGGATTGATTCCGCTGGCGGTGAATCCCAATCCTCAAATATCTCCGTTGGCGATTGTATTGATTGGCGGTTTAATAAGCTCTACCATTCTGGCAAGAATTGTAACCCCGGTAATGTATAAACTGATTCCTCCATCTTTGGAAAAATCTAACGAGAGCATTAACTAA
- a CDS encoding SDR family NAD(P)-dependent oxidoreductase — MELKDKKVLITGASGGIGLEVAKLMAAKNYTVTLVARSENKLNEAKAILHGNNHTVLAADLNNSKDLDKLSEHIKSERYDVLINNAGAGMYGEFINMPLQEQINGMHLNMDALVTLSYAFLQNAKKGDSLVNVASLLGHSSFPGAAVYAGTKSFAANFSESLWFEFKNKGIYVMGFNPGATKSDFHSNAGKETNSYPEFVLSTAYDVAQDLITSLERRSKPRVISGWKNRLMLFNFKFLSRALAVKIMGQISPGMK; from the coding sequence ATGGAATTAAAAGATAAAAAAGTATTAATTACAGGTGCCAGTGGAGGCATCGGATTAGAAGTAGCCAAATTGATGGCTGCAAAAAATTATACAGTAACACTTGTAGCAAGAAGCGAGAATAAATTAAATGAAGCCAAAGCGATACTTCACGGAAATAACCACACAGTACTAGCAGCGGATTTAAACAACTCAAAGGATTTGGATAAGCTGTCTGAACACATTAAATCTGAACGTTATGATGTCCTAATTAATAATGCAGGTGCTGGAATGTACGGGGAATTTATCAATATGCCGCTTCAGGAACAAATAAATGGTATGCACCTTAATATGGATGCATTGGTAACACTGTCTTACGCTTTCCTGCAAAACGCAAAAAAGGGAGACAGTCTGGTAAATGTGGCTTCACTTTTAGGACATTCTTCTTTTCCGGGAGCAGCTGTTTATGCAGGAACTAAAAGCTTTGCTGCTAATTTTTCCGAATCCTTGTGGTTTGAATTTAAAAATAAAGGTATTTATGTAATGGGGTTTAATCCTGGGGCAACTAAATCAGATTTTCATTCAAATGCTGGTAAGGAAACTAATTCGTATCCCGAATTTGTATTGTCCACAGCATATGACGTAGCACAAGATTTAATTACCAGCTTGGAAAGAAGAAGTAAACCAAGAGTAATATCAGGCTGGAAAAACCGCTTAATGTTATTCAACTTCAAGTTTCTTAGCCGTGCATTGGCCGTTAAAATAATGGGGCAAATAAGTCCAGGAATGAAATAA
- a CDS encoding SDR family NAD(P)-dependent oxidoreductase — MKKTIFITGASRGLGRIWTETFLKRGDNVVAAVRNTESLKELAAEFPKNLLALQLDFTDKKASFDAVAKAKSHFGVIYVLINNAGYGHFGAIEELEEQEIRMQFETNVFGLIWVTQAVIENIHKTF; from the coding sequence ATGAAAAAAACAATTTTTATAACAGGAGCATCCCGTGGATTAGGCAGAATTTGGACTGAAACATTTTTAAAACGTGGCGACAATGTGGTGGCAGCGGTAAGAAATACAGAATCATTAAAGGAATTGGCCGCTGAATTTCCTAAAAATCTATTGGCTTTACAATTAGATTTTACGGATAAAAAAGCCTCTTTTGATGCTGTTGCAAAAGCAAAAAGCCATTTTGGAGTAATCTATGTATTAATCAACAATGCTGGTTATGGACATTTTGGTGCCATAGAAGAATTGGAAGAACAGGAAATCCGTATGCAGTTTGAAACCAATGTTTTTGGATTAATTTGGGTTACACAAGCAGTTATAGAAAACATACATAAGACTTTTTAA
- a CDS encoding OmpH family outer membrane protein, with product MVKTKTNLLLTIFIVLTIIFNTFSALKFFEQNKKIVYVDNLKIFEKFNMTIEMKKIGDKEFNIQKLRIDSLFSKVQSPLISNDDKELTMQQLIQAKDELEKFNKKFAYEESSKIWIRIKSYSSEFAKENGYNLIIGSENKTNILFADEEIDVTTDLLTYINKKYEGLK from the coding sequence GTGGTAAAAACAAAAACAAACCTACTTCTCACAATCTTTATAGTATTAACAATTATTTTTAATACGTTCTCTGCTTTAAAGTTCTTTGAACAAAACAAAAAAATTGTCTATGTTGATAACCTTAAAATATTTGAAAAATTCAATATGACAATAGAAATGAAAAAAATTGGAGACAAAGAATTTAACATTCAAAAATTACGCATAGATTCTTTGTTCTCTAAAGTTCAATCCCCTTTAATTTCAAATGATGACAAAGAATTAACAATGCAACAATTAATTCAGGCAAAAGATGAATTAGAAAAATTCAATAAAAAATTTGCTTACGAAGAATCTTCAAAAATTTGGATCAGAATTAAAAGTTATTCTTCAGAATTCGCCAAAGAAAACGGATATAACCTTATCATCGGGTCAGAAAACAAAACTAATATTTTATTTGCTGATGAAGAAATTGATGTAACTACAGATTTACTTACCTATATAAATAAAAAGTATGAAGGGCTTAAGTAG